One genomic region from uncultured Subdoligranulum sp. encodes:
- a CDS encoding ParA family protein — translation MNTQIIAIANQKGGVGKTTTCANLGIGLAQAGKKVLLIDGDPQGSLTISLGHPQPDKLPFTLSDAMGRILMDEPLRPGEGILHHPEGVDLMPADIQLSGMEVSLVNAMSRETILRQYLDTLKGQYSHILIDCQPSLGMLTVNALAAANRVIIPVQAEYLPAKGLEQLLQTVNKVKRQINPKLQIDGILLTMVDNRTNFAKEIAALLRETYGSKIKVFGTEIPHSVRAKEISAEGKSIFAHDPNGKVAEGYKNLTKEVIKLEKQREKSRAGSIR, via the coding sequence TTGAACACGCAAATCATCGCCATCGCCAACCAGAAAGGCGGCGTTGGCAAGACAACCACCTGCGCGAACCTGGGGATTGGGCTGGCGCAGGCCGGAAAGAAAGTGCTGCTGATCGACGGGGACCCGCAAGGCAGCCTGACCATCAGCCTGGGCCACCCCCAGCCGGACAAGCTGCCCTTTACCCTGTCCGACGCGATGGGCCGTATCCTGATGGACGAGCCGCTGCGCCCCGGCGAGGGTATCCTGCACCACCCGGAGGGCGTTGACCTGATGCCCGCAGACATCCAGCTCTCCGGCATGGAGGTCTCCCTGGTGAACGCCATGAGCCGAGAGACCATCCTGCGGCAGTATCTGGACACGCTCAAGGGACAGTATTCCCATATCCTGATTGACTGCCAGCCATCCCTGGGTATGCTCACGGTCAACGCCCTGGCCGCCGCCAACAGGGTCATAATCCCCGTTCAGGCGGAGTACCTGCCCGCCAAGGGCCTGGAACAGCTGCTCCAGACCGTAAACAAGGTGAAGCGGCAGATCAACCCCAAGCTCCAGATCGACGGCATATTGCTGACGATGGTGGACAACCGCACCAACTTCGCCAAGGAGATTGCCGCCCTGCTGCGGGAGACCTATGGCAGCAAAATCAAGGTGTTCGGCACCGAGATTCCCCATTCTGTCCGGGCAAAGGAGATCAGCGCCGAGGGCAAAAGCATTTTTGCCCATGACCCTAATGGCAAGGTGGCCGAGGGCTATAAGAATCTGACCAAGGAGGTGATAAAACTTGAAAAGCAGCGCGAAAAAAGTAGAGCTGGCTCCATACGATGA
- the rpsI gene encoding 30S ribosomal protein S9 gives MYETKPYFYGTGRRKHSVARVRVYNGTGKMTINGRDINDYFGLETLKLLVNSPLVLTETEGKFDVVVNVVGGGCSGQAGAIRHGLSRALLQFNPELRTVLKKAGFLTRDPRMKERKKYGLKAARRAPQFSKR, from the coding sequence ATGTACGAGACGAAACCTTATTTCTACGGCACCGGCCGTCGTAAGCATTCCGTTGCCCGCGTGCGTGTCTACAATGGCACCGGCAAGATGACCATCAACGGCCGTGACATCAACGATTACTTTGGTCTGGAGACCCTGAAGCTCCTGGTCAACAGCCCGCTGGTCCTCACCGAGACCGAGGGCAAGTTCGACGTGGTCGTCAACGTGGTTGGCGGCGGCTGCTCCGGCCAGGCCGGCGCCATCCGCCATGGCCTGTCCCGCGCCCTGCTGCAGTTCAACCCCGAGCTGCGCACCGTGCTGAAGAAGGCTGGCTTCCTGACCCGCGATCCTCGTATGAAGGAACGTAAGAAATACGGCCTCAAGGCTGCTCGTCGCGCGCCGCAGTTCAGCAAGCGCTAA
- the rplM gene encoding 50S ribosomal protein L13 — protein MSTTLAKPAEMADRKWYVIDAAGKPLGRVAAKAAVILRGKNKPTFTPNVDCGDHVIIINCDEAVLTGKKLEKKFHRTHSGWIGGLKETQYKTLMAEASDKAMTYAVKGMVPSNTLGAKAMTRLHCYKAADHSHAAQKPEAVEF, from the coding sequence ATGAGCACGACTCTCGCTAAGCCCGCTGAAATGGCTGACCGCAAGTGGTATGTGATCGACGCCGCCGGCAAACCCCTCGGCCGCGTTGCTGCCAAGGCTGCTGTCATCCTGCGCGGCAAGAACAAGCCCACTTTCACCCCCAACGTTGATTGTGGCGATCATGTCATCATCATCAACTGCGACGAAGCTGTCCTGACCGGCAAGAAGCTGGAGAAGAAGTTCCATCGCACCCATTCCGGCTGGATCGGCGGCCTGAAGGAGACCCAGTACAAGACCCTGATGGCGGAAGCCAGCGACAAGGCTATGACCTACGCCGTCAAGGGCATGGTTCCCAGCAACACCCTGGGCGCCAAGGCCATGACCCGCCTGCACTGCTACAAGGCTGCTGACCATTCCCATGCGGCACAGAAGCCCGAAGCCGTTGAGTTTTGA
- a CDS encoding Tex family protein, which translates to MPNHAEQLAAELNLSVKNVQGAIDLIDQGNTIPFIARYRKEATGSMDDQVLRNLGDRLEYLRGLDKRKEEVTASITEQGAMTPELTAALAKAKTLAEVEDLYRPYKPKRKTRASIAKARGLQPLADAILKQDASLDPQAAAADYLNEEVPDAEAALAGARDIIAEKISDDAACRAELRRYYRAFGRIASTKAKEEDSVYAQYYDYSEPIAKIPGHRVLALDRGEREGFLKVSIEVDSERAGAIVAWMFARKKTGGASAAVVEEAALDAYSRLIHPSLSNELRNELSETAAEGAIKVFGDNLRQLLLQPPIRGKTVMGLDPGYRMGCKVAVVDPTGKVLDTNVVYPVPEFKRVDQAKRIIKEMVRKNGVEVMAIGNGTAGHETEEFAATVIRELAEEEGRHLQYMVVSEAGASVYSASKLAAEEFPQFDVNLRSAVSIARRLQDPLAELVKIDPKAVGVGQYQHDMPQKRLNETLDGVVEDCVNSVGVDLNTASAPLLRRVAGVTAATAKNIVAWREEEGAFTSRAQLKKVKGLGPKAYEQCAGFLRLPEAKNRLDATAVHPESYAAAKALLEACGYTTAQIGTDKLSALPAAVKAKGEKNLCETLGIGAPTLHDIVSELCKPGRDVRDSLPKPLLRSDVMSLEDLKPGMELTGTVRNVIDFGAFVDLGVHQDGLVHISQISNRFIKHPREVLKVGDIVRVKVLSVDIAKKRIALTMKGLQGE; encoded by the coding sequence ATGCCGAATCATGCTGAACAACTGGCCGCAGAACTGAACCTGAGCGTCAAGAACGTGCAGGGGGCCATCGACCTGATCGACCAGGGCAACACGATCCCCTTCATTGCCCGCTACCGCAAGGAGGCCACCGGCTCGATGGACGACCAGGTGCTGCGCAATCTGGGCGACCGCCTGGAGTACCTGCGGGGGCTGGACAAGCGCAAGGAGGAGGTCACCGCCTCCATCACCGAGCAGGGGGCCATGACGCCGGAACTGACGGCGGCGCTGGCCAAGGCCAAAACGCTGGCCGAGGTGGAGGACCTCTATCGCCCCTATAAACCCAAGCGCAAGACCCGGGCCAGCATTGCCAAGGCCCGGGGCCTGCAGCCGCTGGCCGATGCCATCCTGAAGCAGGATGCCTCTCTGGATCCCCAGGCGGCCGCCGCGGATTATCTCAATGAGGAAGTCCCCGACGCAGAGGCTGCCCTGGCCGGCGCCCGGGACATTATCGCGGAAAAGATCTCCGACGACGCGGCCTGCCGCGCCGAACTGCGCCGGTATTACCGGGCTTTCGGCCGGATCGCCAGCACCAAGGCCAAGGAGGAGGACAGCGTCTACGCCCAGTATTACGACTATTCGGAGCCCATCGCCAAAATCCCGGGCCACCGGGTGCTGGCCCTCGACCGTGGCGAGCGGGAAGGCTTCCTGAAGGTCAGCATCGAGGTGGACAGTGAACGTGCCGGTGCCATCGTGGCCTGGATGTTCGCCCGCAAAAAGACGGGCGGCGCCAGTGCGGCGGTGGTGGAGGAGGCGGCGCTGGACGCCTACAGCCGTCTGATCCATCCCAGCCTTTCCAACGAGCTTCGGAACGAACTGTCCGAGACGGCGGCCGAGGGGGCTATCAAGGTCTTTGGCGACAACCTGCGTCAGCTGCTGCTCCAGCCGCCCATCCGGGGCAAGACGGTGATGGGGCTGGACCCCGGCTACCGTATGGGCTGCAAAGTGGCGGTGGTGGACCCCACCGGCAAGGTGCTGGACACCAACGTGGTCTACCCGGTGCCGGAGTTCAAGCGGGTGGACCAGGCCAAGCGCATTATAAAGGAAATGGTGCGCAAAAATGGCGTGGAGGTCATGGCCATCGGCAACGGCACGGCGGGCCACGAAACCGAGGAGTTTGCAGCGACGGTCATCCGGGAGCTGGCCGAGGAGGAAGGCCGGCATCTGCAGTATATGGTGGTCAGCGAAGCGGGGGCCTCGGTGTATTCGGCCAGCAAGCTGGCGGCCGAGGAATTCCCCCAGTTTGATGTGAACCTGCGCAGTGCGGTGTCCATTGCACGACGCCTGCAGGACCCCCTGGCCGAACTGGTGAAGATCGATCCCAAGGCGGTGGGCGTGGGCCAGTACCAGCACGACATGCCCCAGAAGCGCCTCAACGAGACACTGGACGGCGTGGTGGAGGACTGCGTCAACAGTGTGGGCGTGGACCTGAACACGGCCAGCGCGCCGCTGCTCCGCCGTGTGGCGGGCGTCACCGCCGCCACCGCCAAGAACATTGTGGCCTGGCGGGAGGAGGAGGGAGCCTTTACCTCCCGCGCCCAGCTGAAAAAGGTGAAGGGGCTGGGCCCCAAGGCCTATGAGCAGTGCGCCGGCTTCCTGCGGCTGCCCGAGGCAAAGAACCGTCTGGACGCCACTGCTGTCCACCCCGAAAGCTACGCGGCGGCCAAGGCGCTGCTGGAGGCCTGCGGCTACACCACGGCACAGATCGGCACCGACAAACTGTCAGCGTTGCCGGCAGCCGTCAAGGCGAAGGGGGAGAAGAACCTCTGTGAAACGCTGGGCATCGGCGCGCCCACGCTGCACGATATCGTCTCGGAACTCTGCAAGCCGGGCCGCGATGTGCGCGACAGCCTGCCCAAGCCGCTGCTGCGCAGCGATGTCATGAGCCTGGAGGACCTGAAGCCGGGCATGGAACTCACCGGCACGGTGCGCAACGTCATCGACTTCGGCGCCTTTGTGGACCTGGGCGTGCACCAGGATGGTCTGGTGCATATTTCCCAGATCAGCAACCGGTTCATCAAACATCCCCGGGAAGTGCTCAAGGTGGGGGATATCGTCCGGGTCAAGGTGTTGTCTGTGGATATTGCCAAAAAGCGGATCGCGCTGACCATGAAGGGGCTGCAGGGCGAGTAA